From the genome of Clostridium sp. BNL1100, one region includes:
- a CDS encoding segregation/condensation protein A, which yields MESSLTNACTLKLDNFEGPFDLLFHLFEKNQVDIYDIPISSITDQYLDYLYAMQQLDLEVASEFLIMAATLLHIKSKTLLPSKKEEKQEEKDPREELVRRLVEYKRYKEFTQELKEMEKKWDRVSFRLPEALDLPVREEIMEIDPQVLRQQYIAILDRNKKKINLGAKNITKLVEHEKVSLRSKMREVVKQLIHKVSFKFSELFSFKTKSKTEVVTGFMAILELAKMKKVKIVQNQQFSDIHVIGNTQNEKEDYELYNDIDENISEF from the coding sequence ATGGAAAGCTCCCTTACAAACGCCTGTACTTTAAAACTTGACAATTTTGAAGGTCCATTTGATTTGTTGTTTCATTTATTTGAAAAGAATCAGGTAGATATTTACGATATACCTATAAGTTCTATTACAGACCAATATCTTGATTATTTGTATGCCATGCAGCAGCTTGACCTTGAAGTGGCAAGCGAATTTCTGATAATGGCTGCAACGTTGTTGCATATAAAGTCAAAAACTCTTCTCCCAAGCAAAAAAGAGGAAAAGCAAGAGGAAAAAGATCCAAGGGAAGAACTGGTCAGACGTTTGGTTGAATATAAAAGATATAAGGAATTTACACAAGAACTAAAAGAGATGGAAAAGAAATGGGATAGAGTTTCTTTCAGACTTCCGGAAGCACTTGATTTGCCCGTAAGAGAGGAAATCATGGAAATCGACCCTCAGGTTTTGCGGCAGCAGTACATTGCAATATTAGACAGAAATAAGAAAAAAATAAATTTGGGTGCAAAAAACATTACAAAGCTTGTTGAACATGAAAAAGTTTCACTTCGTAGCAAAATGAGAGAGGTAGTAAAACAGCTGATTCACAAGGTTTCCTTTAAGTTCTCAGAGCTTTTTTCCTTTAAAACCAAGTCTAAAACAGAGGTTGTCACAGGCTTTATGGCGATTTTAGAACTGGCTAAGATGAAGAAGGTCAAAATTGTTCAGAATCAACAATTTTCAGATATTCATGTAATCGGCAATACCCAGAACGAAAAAGAAGACTATGAATTATATAATGATATAGATGAAAACATAAGTGAATTCTAG
- a CDS encoding site-2 protease family protein — protein MLFSRGDIIYTLMIIPGILLGFVLHEFAHAVTANKLGDPTPRVQGRITLDPRAHIDIIGFIMILLVGFGWAKPVMTNPRHYKKPRRDDILVSLAGPFMNLLVAIGFLLILKLVAVTGFLSNNQVVLENVANLLTYSARINVVLFVLNLLPIPFFDGYHVISNIFNTWKYRFFTILEQYSMVIFILLLFTRVFNKIVGIPASYIFISLYKAIIF, from the coding sequence ATGCTTTTTTCACGCGGGGATATAATTTATACGTTAATGATTATACCGGGAATACTTTTGGGGTTTGTACTGCATGAATTCGCTCACGCAGTTACCGCAAACAAGCTTGGTGATCCTACACCTAGGGTTCAGGGAAGAATTACTCTTGACCCCAGAGCTCATATAGATATTATAGGATTTATTATGATTCTTCTTGTGGGATTTGGTTGGGCAAAACCTGTTATGACCAATCCACGACATTACAAAAAGCCCAGAAGGGATGACATTCTTGTTTCCCTTGCAGGGCCTTTCATGAACTTACTGGTAGCAATCGGTTTTTTATTAATTTTAAAACTGGTAGCAGTAACGGGGTTTCTTTCAAATAACCAGGTTGTTCTTGAAAATGTGGCTAATCTTCTGACATATTCAGCTCGAATAAATGTTGTACTGTTTGTGCTGAACCTTCTTCCAATACCGTTTTTTGACGGCTATCATGTTATTTCAAACATATTTAATACTTGGAAGTACCGTTTCTTTACCATATTGGAGCAATATAGCATGGTTATTTTCATACTTTTGTTATTTACCAGAGTTTTTAATAAGATAGTTGGAATTCCTGCATCATATATTTTTATTTCACTTTATAAGGCAATTATTTTTTAA